The genomic DNA GAGGCTTATCCGCCGTCGACATTGTACTCCCCGCCGACGGACTACTCATTCCTGACCTATTATCATTCACCTTCTCCAATTCCTtcaacctcatcttcatcttcaccaGCTCAAATTTCAAATCCTGGTTTTCCCTTTTCAAATTCGTAAGCTCTTCCGACACAGCACGAGTAGGAGGAGGAGGATTAGCAGCCACTGTAAGTGATTGCCCTCCACCGCCGCCGTTGTTCATTACATCTCTGAGCCGTTGCTGTTCGTAGTAAAGAACTTGAACTACTGTCTGAACGGGAAGTCTCTCGTTTTGGGCGGCGTGAGCGCAAGCCTCCCTCGATAACTTCTGGCAGTCCATCACTCCGCATACTTTCTTCCTTTCAATCTCACTTAATCCCGGATGAGCCTGTAAACATATCAGATTTTTCATATTACAGATCAATCATTCTATTTCTTCATCAAATATACATTACCTTTAAGTAAATATCTATAGCTCTGTACATGCCATCTTCAGTTATCCTCAATTGTTCTGGAATAAGTTCAGCCATGGAAATGAATTTCTGTACTGGTAAGTTTCTATCAGATGCGATTTCTGCAAGATAGCTTTCCATTAACTTTCCCACTTTCTCCATATCACTTAATCGAGGAGATGAGTATTCATCTTCTCCACCTAAACGGTTACTACCCATTTCAAATTCAAGATAATTCGTCATGATTCTCTGAATCGTGTCCACATCGAAGAGGGTGTCACCTACGAATGTTAATGAAGGGATTAGAAGATCGTCTAAGACAGCTTGACCCATTTGCATTCCCATTCTCTTCTCCAAATCCAGCCTACATGCAACCGTCGTCTCTAAATGAATCGCTGCCCGGAGTAGCATTGATAAGAAACTAACCGACATTGCATTTCTCTCTTTTGGAAGGAGACTTACTATGGTTTCAAGAACTACCCTtttttcatgttcttgttttggttctATCTTCTTCCTTGCTTTCCCGAATTCCTAATGCAATAGTATTATCAGGTTAGCTGAACAAATATGATATGGGAATTGTGAATTGTGAATTGGAGATTCAAATTTGAGCTCTCACCAATCCTCGGAGAGACTGTTGGGCGTAAAGCATGAGAATTGGACCAAGTGCGTATTGTTTGAACCCTCTAGATATCATAGCAATGATTACCCTTCTAAAGAGATCAATCCTTAAAACAATCAAATCTTCCGCCCACCAATCAACGACAGGTCGGAGTTGATTATCCATCCCTGTCGTTTCCGCCGCCTTATTTGGCGAACTGAATTGATTGTCTTTACAAGCAATAAACGCAATCGTATCTATACACCTACCCATCAATTTCACCTCATCCGCCAACGGCAACAAACTTTCCGACGAATGCAGGATTGAGACAGCGCTGGCGAGGCTCTTAAGAGCTACTTCGTTTAAGTAAGCCTCTGTTCGTCCAACCAGATTGCCGACTGCATAATC from Impatiens glandulifera chromosome 9, dImpGla2.1, whole genome shotgun sequence includes the following:
- the LOC124914814 gene encoding BTB/POZ domain-containing protein SR1IP1 yields the protein MSTKKKELISTVMKRTSDWIFAQEIPSDVTVHAAGVSFSLHKFPLVSKCGYIRKLISESSDQSELDLPEIPGGAEAFELAAKFCYGINFEISTENIAMLRCVSEFLEMTEDYAVGNLVGRTEAYLNEVALKSLASAVSILHSSESLLPLADEVKLMGRCIDTIAFIACKDNQFSSPNKAAETTGMDNQLRPVVDWWAEDLIVLRIDLFRRVIIAMISRGFKQYALGPILMLYAQQSLRGLEFGKARKKIEPKQEHEKRVVLETIVSLLPKERNAMSVSFLSMLLRAAIHLETTVACRLDLEKRMGMQMGQAVLDDLLIPSLTFVGDTLFDVDTIQRIMTNYLEFEMGSNRLGGEDEYSSPRLSDMEKVGKLMESYLAEIASDRNLPVQKFISMAELIPEQLRITEDGMYRAIDIYLKAHPGLSEIERKKVCGVMDCQKLSREACAHAAQNERLPVQTVVQVLYYEQQRLRDVMNNGGGGGQSLTVAANPPPPTRAVSEELTNLKRENQDLKFELVKMKMRLKELEKVNDNRSGMSSPSAGSTMSTADKPPLPPKKSFISSVSKRLGRLVRADGIGGGKGRNKPARDRRHSIS